In Poecile atricapillus isolate bPoeAtr1 chromosome 9, bPoeAtr1.hap1, whole genome shotgun sequence, the following are encoded in one genomic region:
- the MAJIN gene encoding membrane-anchored junction protein isoform X1 yields MRGGGGEQGALAGRTRGDCPDPRLPGLLRTPSGGRGPHEALRRGLGGCQPRGGRPLKLQGPRQKQVQGSAAEDGVTVCSRCVLGSCSKIGAIETDTPISLLLTVWRSGREREMSLKPFAYPLPETRFLHAGRHVYKFKIRYGNFNSSPNLSLTESAAKESEEVFRVILGNLDDLHPFSTDHFTVFPYLSKWERVSKMKFKHENVHLVPYPYICTLYLELNSFQRSISCGKEVKKGSDKLVRRRNEVSESTAMKEAVKRRRVEVRGDISCPQSRVDGTGAECLHQMSKAEHGFEKNSSKVNELEFSPASLTKDCDQLSCWEPVEFALEQKRVASQAEGAVQLLQQMEQTGKKGSTKSEGRGLSQFWRSIFSPLQHLLGGKN; encoded by the exons ATGCGCGGTGGGGGCGGGGAGCAAGGAGCTCTTGCGGGCCGGACTCGCGGGGATTGCCCGGACCCGCGGCTACCGGGGCTCCTTCGCACCCCCTCAGGGGGTCGCGGGCCCCATGAGGCTCTGcggagggggctggggggttgCCAGCCCCGGGGCGGGAGGCCACTGAAGCTCCAGGGACCTCGGCAGAAACAGGTGCAGGGCAGCGCAGCTGAGGACGGGGTGACCGTCTGCTCTAGGTGTGTCCTCGGATCCTGCTCAAAAATAGGCGCTATAGAAACGGACACTCCGATCAGCCTTTTGCTGACTG TCTGGCGTtcggggagagagagagagatgtcGTTGAAACCATTCGCCTATCCATTGCCCGAAACAAGGTTTCTTCATGCTGGCAGGCATGTGTACAAATTTAAAATCCGGTATGGCAACTTCAACAG TTCTCCCAATCTCAGTCTCACTGAAAGTGCTGCCAAGGAGTCAGAG GAAGTTTTTCGAGTAATCCTTGGAAATCTTGATGATTTACATCCATTTTCTACAGACCACTTCACTGTCTTTCCAT ATTTGAGTAAATGGGAGCGAGTATCAAAGATGAAATTCAAACATGAGAATGTTCATCTTGTGCCTTATCCCTACATTTGTACGTTGTACCTAGAATTGAACTCATTTCAGCGAAGTATATCTTGTG GTAAAGAAGTAAAAAAGGGCAGTGATAAACTT GTCAGGAGAAGAAATGAAGTGTCAGAAAGTACTGCAATGAAAGAAGCAGTGAAGAGGAGAAGAGTGGAAGTCAGAGGTGATATCTCATGCCCACAATCACGTGTGGACGG AACTGGAGCAGAGTGTCTTCACCAGATGAGTAAAGCAGAGCATGGATTTGAAAAG aaTTCCTCCAAAGTAAATGAGCTTGAGTTTAGCCCAGCATCCCTTACTAAAGACTGTGACCAGCTGAGTTGCT GGGAACCTGTGGAATTTGCCCTTGAACAAAAAAGAGTAGCCAGTCAGGCTGAGGgtgcagtgcagctgctgcagcaaatggagcaaacaggaaagaaaggaagcaCAAAGTCAGAGGGAAGAGGTCTTTCACAGTTCTGGAGAAG CATCTTTTCACCACTACAACATCTTCTTGGTGGAAAAAACTGA
- the MAJIN gene encoding membrane-anchored junction protein isoform X2 has product MRGGGGEQGALAGRTRGDCPDPRLPGLLRTPSGGRGPHEALRRGLGGCQPRGGRPLKLQGPRQKQVQGSAAEDGVTVCSRCVLGSCSKIGAIETDTPISLLLTVWRSGREREMSLKPFAYPLPETRFLHAGRHVYKFKIRYGNFNSSPNLSLTESAAKESEEVFRVILGNLDDLHPFSTDHFTVFPYLSKWERVSKMKFKHENVHLVPYPYICTLYLELNSFQRSISCGKEVKKGSDKLVRRRNEVSESTAMKEAVKRRRVEVRGDISCPQSRVDGTGAECLHQMSKAEHGFEKHLFTTTTSSWWKKLTWKY; this is encoded by the exons ATGCGCGGTGGGGGCGGGGAGCAAGGAGCTCTTGCGGGCCGGACTCGCGGGGATTGCCCGGACCCGCGGCTACCGGGGCTCCTTCGCACCCCCTCAGGGGGTCGCGGGCCCCATGAGGCTCTGcggagggggctggggggttgCCAGCCCCGGGGCGGGAGGCCACTGAAGCTCCAGGGACCTCGGCAGAAACAGGTGCAGGGCAGCGCAGCTGAGGACGGGGTGACCGTCTGCTCTAGGTGTGTCCTCGGATCCTGCTCAAAAATAGGCGCTATAGAAACGGACACTCCGATCAGCCTTTTGCTGACTG TCTGGCGTtcggggagagagagagagatgtcGTTGAAACCATTCGCCTATCCATTGCCCGAAACAAGGTTTCTTCATGCTGGCAGGCATGTGTACAAATTTAAAATCCGGTATGGCAACTTCAACAG TTCTCCCAATCTCAGTCTCACTGAAAGTGCTGCCAAGGAGTCAGAG GAAGTTTTTCGAGTAATCCTTGGAAATCTTGATGATTTACATCCATTTTCTACAGACCACTTCACTGTCTTTCCAT ATTTGAGTAAATGGGAGCGAGTATCAAAGATGAAATTCAAACATGAGAATGTTCATCTTGTGCCTTATCCCTACATTTGTACGTTGTACCTAGAATTGAACTCATTTCAGCGAAGTATATCTTGTG GTAAAGAAGTAAAAAAGGGCAGTGATAAACTT GTCAGGAGAAGAAATGAAGTGTCAGAAAGTACTGCAATGAAAGAAGCAGTGAAGAGGAGAAGAGTGGAAGTCAGAGGTGATATCTCATGCCCACAATCACGTGTGGACGG AACTGGAGCAGAGTGTCTTCACCAGATGAGTAAAGCAGAGCATGGATTTGAAAAG CATCTTTTCACCACTACAACATCTTCTTGGTGGAAAAAACTGACCTGGAAGTACTAA
- the MAJIN gene encoding membrane-anchored junction protein isoform X3, giving the protein MSLKPFAYPLPETRFLHAGRHVYKFKIRYGNFNSSPNLSLTESAAKESEEVFRVILGNLDDLHPFSTDHFTVFPYLSKWERVSKMKFKHENVHLVPYPYICTLYLELNSFQRSISCGKEVKKGSDKLVRRRNEVSESTAMKEAVKRRRVEVRGDISCPQSRVDGTGAECLHQMSKAEHGFEKNSSKVNELEFSPASLTKDCDQLSCWEPVEFALEQKRVASQAEGAVQLLQQMEQTGKKGSTKSEGRGLSQFWRSIFSPLQHLLGGKN; this is encoded by the exons atgtcGTTGAAACCATTCGCCTATCCATTGCCCGAAACAAGGTTTCTTCATGCTGGCAGGCATGTGTACAAATTTAAAATCCGGTATGGCAACTTCAACAG TTCTCCCAATCTCAGTCTCACTGAAAGTGCTGCCAAGGAGTCAGAG GAAGTTTTTCGAGTAATCCTTGGAAATCTTGATGATTTACATCCATTTTCTACAGACCACTTCACTGTCTTTCCAT ATTTGAGTAAATGGGAGCGAGTATCAAAGATGAAATTCAAACATGAGAATGTTCATCTTGTGCCTTATCCCTACATTTGTACGTTGTACCTAGAATTGAACTCATTTCAGCGAAGTATATCTTGTG GTAAAGAAGTAAAAAAGGGCAGTGATAAACTT GTCAGGAGAAGAAATGAAGTGTCAGAAAGTACTGCAATGAAAGAAGCAGTGAAGAGGAGAAGAGTGGAAGTCAGAGGTGATATCTCATGCCCACAATCACGTGTGGACGG AACTGGAGCAGAGTGTCTTCACCAGATGAGTAAAGCAGAGCATGGATTTGAAAAG aaTTCCTCCAAAGTAAATGAGCTTGAGTTTAGCCCAGCATCCCTTACTAAAGACTGTGACCAGCTGAGTTGCT GGGAACCTGTGGAATTTGCCCTTGAACAAAAAAGAGTAGCCAGTCAGGCTGAGGgtgcagtgcagctgctgcagcaaatggagcaaacaggaaagaaaggaagcaCAAAGTCAGAGGGAAGAGGTCTTTCACAGTTCTGGAGAAG CATCTTTTCACCACTACAACATCTTCTTGGTGGAAAAAACTGA